Proteins encoded by one window of Martelella endophytica:
- a CDS encoding isoaspartyl peptidase/L-asparaginase family protein, producing MRYSLAVHGGAGTILKSKMTPEKEAAYHAGLRRALEAGEAVLKDGGAALDAVTAAVCALEDEPLFNAGRGAVFTDHGEQEMDAAVMDGRDRKAGTIASIFGPKNPVLAARAVMEHTVHVCMTGPNALEIARKAGVEFADKDYFFTQARWDALQETLKMKAKGEDDADPARRHGTVGAVACDKDGNLAAATSTGGWTGKAKGRIGDTPMIGAGTYADNATCAVSGTGHGEIFIRWTAASEIAARMRYKGESLEEAACHVVMVDLGENDGSGGVIAVDRDGNIALPFNSEGMYRGFVRAGEEAVTAIYRS from the coding sequence ATGCGTTATTCTCTCGCGGTCCATGGCGGGGCCGGAACCATTTTGAAATCGAAGATGACGCCGGAAAAGGAAGCGGCCTATCACGCAGGCCTTCGCCGGGCGCTGGAAGCAGGTGAAGCCGTGCTGAAGGATGGCGGGGCGGCGCTTGATGCGGTGACGGCCGCCGTCTGCGCGCTGGAAGACGAGCCGCTCTTCAATGCCGGGCGTGGTGCTGTGTTCACCGATCACGGCGAGCAGGAAATGGATGCCGCCGTCATGGACGGACGCGACCGGAAGGCTGGCACGATCGCCAGCATTTTCGGCCCGAAGAACCCGGTTCTGGCGGCACGTGCGGTGATGGAGCATACGGTTCATGTCTGCATGACCGGGCCGAATGCTCTGGAAATTGCCCGCAAAGCCGGCGTCGAATTCGCCGACAAGGACTATTTTTTCACACAAGCCCGCTGGGACGCGCTCCAGGAAACGCTGAAGATGAAGGCCAAGGGCGAGGATGATGCCGACCCGGCGCGCCGCCACGGCACGGTCGGTGCGGTGGCCTGCGACAAGGACGGCAACCTGGCGGCCGCCACCTCCACCGGCGGCTGGACCGGCAAGGCCAAGGGCCGCATTGGCGACACGCCGATGATCGGCGCCGGCACCTATGCCGACAATGCCACCTGCGCGGTGTCCGGCACGGGCCACGGCGAGATATTCATCCGCTGGACGGCGGCGTCCGAGATCGCTGCCCGCATGCGTTACAAGGGCGAGAGCCTCGAAGAGGCCGCGTGCCATGTGGTGATGGTCGATCTCGGCGAAAACGACGGCTCCGGCGGCGTCATCGCGGTTGACCGCGACGGCAACATTGCCCTGCCGTTCAATTCGGAAGGCATGTATCGAGGGTTCGTTCGCGCCGGCGAGGAGGCCGTGACGGCGATCTATCGTTCGTAG
- a CDS encoding polysaccharide deacetylase family protein, translating to MSEPYEWDEATWRGRVNQVRAGKSLLPKAWPGGARCAVALSFDSDHETNELRDGGESPARLSWGEFGARCGIPRIRKVLDRYGAKVSFFVPAVSALLHPEEQKSLAEDGHEIALHGWIHERNAQVPADKERELMLRSADTLEKITGTRPVGMRTPSWDYSDATLKIARELGLVYDSSLFADDDPYEILDNGERTGIVELPVEWIRDDAVYFMMNRFGAQRPYTPPTDVLDIFRREFDGAYEEGGMFLLTMHPHITGYRSRIFILEELLSHITSKGDCWIATHADIARYCATEAGLKE from the coding sequence ATGAGCGAACCCTATGAATGGGACGAGGCGACCTGGCGCGGCCGGGTCAATCAGGTGCGCGCGGGCAAGAGCCTGCTGCCGAAGGCCTGGCCCGGCGGCGCGCGCTGCGCGGTGGCGCTCAGCTTCGACAGCGACCACGAAACCAACGAGTTGCGCGATGGCGGGGAATCCCCCGCCCGCCTCAGCTGGGGCGAGTTTGGTGCAAGGTGCGGCATCCCGCGCATCCGCAAGGTGCTTGACCGTTACGGCGCAAAGGTCAGTTTCTTCGTGCCCGCCGTCTCCGCGCTGCTGCACCCGGAAGAACAGAAATCGCTGGCCGAGGATGGTCACGAGATCGCGCTTCACGGCTGGATCCACGAACGCAATGCGCAGGTGCCCGCCGATAAGGAGCGCGAACTGATGCTGCGCTCCGCCGATACGCTGGAGAAGATCACCGGCACCCGCCCCGTTGGCATGCGCACGCCGTCATGGGACTACTCCGATGCGACGCTGAAGATCGCGCGCGAACTCGGTCTCGTCTACGACAGTTCGCTTTTTGCCGATGACGATCCTTACGAGATCCTCGACAATGGCGAGCGCACAGGCATCGTCGAGCTGCCGGTCGAATGGATCCGCGATGATGCGGTCTATTTCATGATGAACCGTTTCGGCGCGCAGCGACCCTATACGCCGCCAACCGATGTGCTCGATATCTTCCGTCGCGAATTCGACGGCGCCTATGAAGAGGGCGGCATGTTCCTTCTGACCATGCACCCGCACATCACCGGCTATCGTTCGCGGATTTTCATTCTGGAAGAGCTTCTGTCGCATATCACGTCAAAGGGTGATTGCTGGATTGCCACCCATGCCGATATCGCCCGCTACTGCGCTACCGAAGCCGGGCTGAAGGAGTAG